In Planktothrix sp. FACHB-1365, the genomic stretch CAAGAGCTTTACCATCTCCCCACTCGCTGGGGAAATTAATTGATTGGAAACGTAGTGACAGTACATCTGTCTTTTTGATGTACTTTCTCCCCACTCGCTGGGGAAATTAATTGATTGGAAACTTGGTCTATAAGACCAAAGAAGACGTGACTTTGGGAGTAGTCTCCCCACTCGCTGGGGAAATTAATTGATTGGAAACACTCGTTGGGGAGATGAAGCCCTTAATGCTTGGGCTCCCCACTCGCTGGGGAAATTAATTGATTGGAAACGCACTCCTTAAGTGGTTTGAGGAAGTGAACTGGCTCCCCACTCGCTGGGGAAATTAATTGATTGGAAACTCATGACAAACATCGCCTCTTTTATCGTGGGTTTCGTTTTTCTCCCCACTCGCTGGGGAAATTAATTGATTGGAAACAGAGATGTCTAAATATTCTTGCGGGCTTTCCTTTGCTCTCCCCACTCGCTGGGGAAATTAATTGATTGGAAACCAATTCCATCTTCAGCATTTTCAGGCCCAATACGGCTCCCCACTCGCTGGGGAAATTAATTGATTGGAAACGAGAACAAGCGGAGTCGAAAGCTGTGTTTTCGCTTGCTCCCCACTCGCTGGGGAAATTAATTGATTGGAAACATATTGTTATGACCAATCAGTGTCAACTTTAAGGCTAAAAGTAGGCTAGGAAATCGAAAGTTCATTGATTTTTTTAAGCGTCCTAGATCCCCCCTAACCCCCCTTGGAAAGGGGGGAACAGGAGATCAAAGTCCCCCTTTTTAAGGGGGATTTAGGGGGATCTAATCTTAGCTATAATCAGAGGTTGTCCGTAATATAGCGCTACGCATTACGGTTAGGACATTTCTAAATTCTCAAACCCTTTCACTTCTTACTGTTCCCTGTTCCCTGTTCCCTGTTCCCTCGCGCGTAGCGCTATAGTATCGGGAAATTGAGCAACAAAATCTATCGTTTAAATCGTTGTTTAATTTTTAACCATTCATCCTCTAACAACGTATTTAAAACAGGAACTACAATTAAACTTAATAAGGTCGATGTCATTAACCCCCCAATAATTGCAACCGCCATCGGTTGTCTTAATTCTGCTCCTGCTCCTAACCCTAATGCAATCGGTAACATCCCTAAAATCGTTGAGGCGGTGGTCATAATAATCGGTCTTAAACGTACAACCCCCGTTTCAATAATCGCATCATTTCGACTCATGCCTTTTTGACGAAGTTGGTTGACATAATCCATCAGAAGTAATACATTTTTATCTAATAATCCTAATAGGAAAATTAACCCAATTAACGAGATAATTCCAAAAGCACTTTGAGTCACTAATAACGCTAACATTGCCCCAACTAAACATAAAGGCAGCGTTAACCCCACCACCGCAGGTTCCACCCAACGACCAAATAATAAAAATAGTAACCCCAGCATACAAACCACCGAAAACAGTAGTGTTACCAGAAAACTATTTAAAACTTGACCAATTCTGGCAGAATCTCCGGTTAATTTTAAGGTGACTCCATTGGGAATTAAAGGTTGGGCAATATTGAGCACTTGATGGGTTGCATCTCCTAATAATTGACCTTGACTTAAATTCGCCGTAACATAAGCCGCCCGTTGACCATTAAAGCGTTCAATTTGGTTAATCTCATTAGATGTATTTTCTTCTCCTGTTGCTCGAACATCCACAAAACCGGGTAATTTTGCGACTTTTTCTTGAAGGGTTTTGGCAGTCTTTTTTAACAGATTTACATCTTCTCCAACTAACACAATTTGTAAGGGTTTTTCATCTCCTGTTTCCACAAATTGCAAATCTTCTACACTAACGGTAACATTATTAATAGAAGGTAAATTTTCTCGAATTTGATCTTGTGCTTCTAAAGTGGTAAGTTGACGATCATTTTTTAATTTTACATAAATTCTGCCTTTATTGGGTTGTCCTTTAATGCCAATAATGGTAAAGGCTTCTTCCACATCAGGGGTATTTAAAACAACCTGTTCGATTTTATCTCCTGTTGTACGAGTTTTTCTCAGAAATAATTGAATGGGATTTCGAGCTAAATCAGTTAACCAATTAAACGCCCCTGGCTGTTGAAACATATCCGTTTCTGCGGTTGGTGTATCGGTGGGGGTTTCTTGGGTTTGAGAATTATTTTGAAGTTGAAGATTAGAAATTTGAGGTAAAGGATAGGAATAATTAATCACAAATTCTCCTCGGTCTAATCGAGGTAAAAACCCTTGAGGAACTAAAGGAATTAAAGCTAAACCTGCTATAAAACTTAAGATAGCCATTAAAATAACAAGTTTACGATGGTGAAGTGACCATTGTAATAATCGACGATAGGTTTCAATGATAAGGTTAGATTGAGGATGATAATTTTCGGGTTTATTTTGAATAGGTTTTAACCAATACACGGCTAAAACTGGGGATAAAGTTCTAGCCACTAATAAGGAGATTAAAACCGCCGAAGAAATCGTTAATGCAAAGGGTTTAAAAAACTGTCCTAACGCATCTCCCATAAAGGCAACGGGGAGGAAAACAGCCACAATTGTTAAGGTAGAAGCAGTTACGGTTAAACCAATTTCATCTGTTCCTTTAATAGCGGCATCTCTGGGGTTTTCTCCAGCATCAATTAATCGGGCAATATTCTCGACATCAACAATAGCATCATCAATCACAATTCCAATCACTAACGCCAAAGCTAATAACGTAATAGTTTCTAAATTAAATCCCGCGATTGCCATTACAATACAAGTCCCTAATAACGATGTGGGAATGGCTAAGGCGGTGATGAAAGTAGCTCTTAAATTTCTTAAAAAAGGAAAGACAATGGCAATCGCTAAAATTATTGCTAATAAGAGTTCTTCAATTGTCGAATGGGTAGCTTTGCGAATATAATCCGCTTGAGTTTCTGCTAAATTTAGCTTGACATTGGGGAAATTTTGTTGTATATTATTAATAACAGTTTCAACTCGATTCACGACTTCCAAGGTATTAGCATCACTGCGTTTTATCACCTGAACTGCTATAACATTTTCTCCCTGATATCGAACCAACGTTGGCGGGTCTTGAATTAAGGTTTGAGAACTGGATAAAGAAGCGATATCCGATGTTCCTTTCCGGGTTAATCCATCTCCTAATAAATTTACCTTGAGCACACCCGGTAAAGCGTTAAGTTGAGGAATAATTTCAGTTTTTGTTAGTTCTGTTAATTCTTTTAACGTTAGACTTTGACTTTGAATGGCGTAGGTAATGGCTGTTGATTCATTTAAGTTTAAGGGAATAACAGTATACGTTGTTTTCCCAGGTAATTGAATATTTTTTAAAGTTGTCTCTACCTGGTTTGTAGAAGATTCTAAACTCGTTCCGACTAAAAAAGCTAAACTGATAATACTTCGACCTGGGTAAGTCGATGAGCGAAAATCATAAACTCCTTCAATAGATTTTACTTGATTTTCAATAGGTAAAGTCACCTTTAATTCCGTTTCTGTTGCGGTAGAAATCGGTGCAGTGGTACTGACGACAACCACCGGAAATGTCACCTCTGGAAATAAGGCATATTTGAGACTACTAAATGCCAGCATTCCTGCTATAATTACGCCAATCCAAAACCCAATCACAATTCGAGGATGAGCAATACAAACACGAGAAATATTAAACCGTTCTCGAACAGCAGGTTTTAGAGGAGACTGAATCATAGGGAATCTGGACAATTAATGAGCATTAAACTATTTATTGTATCGTTAAGGGTTGATTTTGAAGGGTTAACCCTCAACATTCGTTTAGTTAAGCAATTGGGTCGCACAGTCAATGCCTACATCCACAAACTCATCAGGGGATTCTTTGGTTTTTTGAGCTTGAGTATAGAGCTTTAGAAATTGATCTAACCTATACTGAGATTGAAAGCGATTAATGGTACATTGACAAACAATTTTTGCCTGTTGTTCGGTTAAACCTTCCTGAACACTGCGTTGACTACAACCGTTTAGATAACCTTTAACAATTTCTTGCGGATATTGATATTTCGGCTTGGGTTGACTCGCATTATTTTGGGCAAAAGTCGAGACCGGATAAAGTCCAAACCCCCAGAAGAATGTTAAAGAAAACAAACTAACAACAACAAGAGGATTGATAATATTCATAGAGAATTGGTTCTAAATCCTAGAATAACTTTCAATTTCCAATCCTAACGAGAACAAGACTCCCAGATGAATTGGCAACGTTTACAATTTAAACACAAATTCGGTCTCAAAATTTTACTCCTCAGCATTGTGGTGGTGTTCATTGTGTTGCTGAGTCGTGTATTCCATCAAACTCAAGGGTTGTCTATGGCGTCTCAACAACCTGTAGATACATTTTTTGTCCTGGGGGGAAGTATTCGACGGGAAATGTATGTGACGCAACTGGCCAAACAAAATCCCGATATTCGCATTTTAATCTCAACGGGATCAGATGATCCTTGTATTGTAAAATTATTTGAACGGGAACACGCATCAACGCAACAAGTTTGGTTAGAAAAGTGTGCAAAGTCTACCTTTGATAATTTTTTTTACAGTCAACCGATTCTCAGCCAATGGCACGCGCATCATGTTAAATTAATCACCTCTGGCACCCATTTACCCCGTGCAAAATGGATGGCTCAAATTCTGTTAGGATCTCATGGAATTTGGGTCGATGTAGAAACTGTAAAAGAAACGGGGGTTCCTGCTAATCGAGAGTTATGGTTAAAAACAGGACTTGATCTCACCCGAACTGTTTTATGGGCCTTAGCCAGTCAAGTGATTCAACCGTCCTGTTCTAATTTTATTCAGCTTCAGGAAGTGAATCTTAAAAAGTGGTGTCAGGAAAAATTCTCCTGTGAATATCAAAGTGGTCTTAATCGGAAATCAATCTGTGAAGCTCAGAATTAAGATTTATTTTTTACAAGAAAGAGCTTGATTGAAGCAATTATATCTTAAAATAGAACAATCTAAGATCCATTCTCTTGAGTTAGCATGATTGATAATTCTTGTTGTTTGATTAAGTTATGTTAAAGTCATTAAAAATCGAAAATTTTCGATGTTTTTCCACCTTCGAGCTACAACAGCTTGGGCGGATTAATCTGTTAGTTGGAACTAATAATAGTGGGAAAACTTCTATTTTAGAAGCGATTCAACTTTTTTACAAACGAGATAGCCTAGAAGGTTTATCTGAAATTATGATCAGTCGAGGTGAATATCTTTGGAGTGATGAGGAACAAAAAACTCGTGAGCTTGATCTTCGCCATTTATTTTATGGTCATCAAATAAATTTAGGGAGTTCGTTCTCAATTTCTGGAGAATATGATGATTTTCGAGAAAATCTTTCGATTGTTATAGAACAAGATCAACAACTTCAATTATTTGATTATCTAAAAGATTTTGTCCTGTTGATCAAATGGCTGGGCAAAGAAAAGGGTAATTTAGAATTCCCCTTATCGTCTAATTTAGGTTTGTCTACAGATTTAATCAGAAGATTTCGTAGAAATCCTGTAAAATCAACACTAAAAACCCAATTTATTACCTCATCTTCTTTGAGAACTCAAACAATGATGGAGTTGTTTGATCAAGTTGTTTTAACCCCAGAAGAAGATTTAATTACAGACGCACTAAAAACCCTTGATCCTAAAATAGAACGAATTGCTGCCCTCGGTTCTGACAAAAATAGTTTCAGATCAAATAGAGGATTTGTTATTCGTTTATCGGATAGCGATCAACGCATTCCAATTGGAAGTATGGGAGATGGGATCTGGAGAATTTTAGGTTTAACATTAGCCCTTGTCAATGCGAAAAATGGCGTTTTATTAGTTGATGAAATTGATACGGGATTACATTTTAGTGCCATGTCTGATATGTGGAAATTAGTCTGGAATACTGCCAAACGACTCAATATTCAAGTATTTGCTACAACTCATAATAGTGATTGTTGGACAAGTTTAGCTGATCTGGCTAATTCTGAAATCCTAGATGGAGATGGAATTAAAATTCATAGAATAGAGAAAAATAAACCCAACAGTATTGTTTTTAATGAAAATCAAATGGTAATTGCGGCTGAACGAGGAATTGAGGTACGATAATAAATGACAAAAAATAGTCGTTCTAATAATGTATTACTGGTGGAAGGAAAGGAAGATGTTCGCGTCATCCCAGAATTAATCGAAGCTAATGGAATTGCTTGGGGAACAAAAAAGAATCCTGTTGTCTATATTCAAGAAAATAATGGTTATGATAACCTGATCAAGCCCGATGTGATTTCTACTGAACTAAAAGCATCGGGATTATCTGCTTTAGGTATTATGATTGATGCAGATGATGACCCTAGAGGACGATGGCAAAGTCTTAGAAATACTTGTTTGAGTAGTATCCCTGATCTTCCCGAAAAATTACCTGAAACAGGTTTAATTCATCTGACATCTAATCAAGTTAGATTTGGGGTTTGGATGATGCCGGATAATCAAATGCAGGGGATGTTAGAAAACTTTATTGCCTATATGATTCCTGATGAAAGTGAATTAATTTGGCAATTTGCTCAAAACATCACAATAGAAGCAAAACAAAAAGGAGCATTATTTAAAGAAACTCATCAGGATAAAGCAAATATTTATACTTGGTTAGCTTGGCAAAATCCTCCAGGACGACAACTTCATCAAGCAATTAATCAAAAAATTCTTAACCCTAAACATCCCAAGGCACAGAAATTCGTGAATTGGTTTAAAATTTTATACAATTTATCCTAGTTTTTGGGGTTGATTAACCCATTCAAGGGTCGATCAGCAAAAAAAGCAGCAAACCCTTGCCACTACTGGATTGTTTATCGTTCAAGCTGGAATCCTTTTCCTATATGCTTTTGAAGCCGTTTTTAAGGCAATTTTTGTCTAAGTTCCACTAACCGTAACCTCCGAATCCTAACTTTATATAAACTTTTGTTTCAAAAGTCCCTCAACCTTTTATCTCATAGGTATTACAAGCCCTAGGATTTCACCTGTCAATGTAAAGATCAAGTTAAAGATTTAATTAACTTGAGCGCAATGTCCTGAAATGGAAGGACACCCTGGATCAATATATGCCATGATGGCAACAGATCTTACGTCTATAGACAACTGGGTTGAATATCAGAATCCTCTACTCATCTGAAAAGCAATCTTGTTGTTAGACCGCAGTTTTTACTGAATTCCGCTTGACTCTTGTTTGTGGGAATCTTCCTAATCAAGGGGGTTTCACCTTTGCTAAGAAGCATGGAACCGAAGGCTAGAGAAGCCTAATTTCATATTTCTACGGGTTGTTTCACGGATTGCTAATCTACACTATTTATTCCCTCGGAACAATGATTAATCCCAACTTTACAAAACGGGATCGGCTGTCTAGCTCTAGCTCAAACCGATCTCCATCTTTATTAATGACAACCTTAGAAAATTTATTAACACAAATCCAAGCCGATACTACTCATGTTAAAGCGTGGAGTCAACGCTGGCATTTGCAATCGTTCCAATTCGGAGATTGTATTGATTGTTTACCGCCTTCGGCTGAAACAAAAGTTAGCAATGTTTACTTAGTGCTTGAAGGTCGAGTTCGACTTCTGGCTGAGGACAAACATCTCAATCGAGAGGTTTCGGTTTCAGTTGTTGAACCCGGTGAAACCTTTGGCGGAGATCAAGCCGGATGGAAATATGTACCTTTATCCTATCAAGCGATCGCCGCCAGTGATGTTATCGTTGCTTCAATTCCGATGGTCGAACTCCAGACCCAAATTAAACAGATTCCTCCGCTACAAACCTATTTACAAACCACCATTGAAAACCGACAACGGTTATTATTCTTTAAAACCCAAACCAACTTGCGACGGTTCACCAGTCACCGACTCCAAGAGATTTTATCGAACTGCACCGAACATCGCATCAGTGCTGGAACTGCCTTACAGAAGGCGATCCCAACGGAACAAGGACGATTTTGGCTGTATCAAGGACAAATTACAGGGGCCGATAGCGTTCCCCAAGTGGGCGATAGTTGGGGAGAACCCGATCCTATCCCCTCAGAATGGATGGCGTTAACAAAGTTAGTTTTGTATCAAATTCCAACCGAAACCTTGCAGACCACATCTGTACAAGGGGGGAAATCCCCGATTCGGAAACAACAGATCACCGTATCTTCTCAACCTGCAACGGTGAACCCCCCTGCGGTTATTGTTCCCCAAACCGCGCAAATTCTCAGCTTTCCCCAACCTAAACGTCAACGAGTCTGGCGAGGATTTTGGCAACGCTATCCGTTTATTGAACAGCAAAGTTCCTCCGACTGTGGGGTTGCTTGTTTGGCGATGATTAGTCAGTATTGGGGAAAATATTTGAGTATCAATACCCTGCGTAATATTGCGGATGTGGGACGCTCAGGGGTATCTTTAAAGAACCTCACCCTCACATCAGAACGCTTAGGGTATCAGGCGCGACCTGTACGGGCAAGTTTGAATCGTTTAGAAACTGAAAAAAACCCTTGGATTGCCCATTGGCAGGGAGATCATTATGTTGTGGTCTATAAAGTCCGTCGTCATCAAGTGGTGATTGCTGATCCCGCCGAAGGCAAAAAAACCCTCTCTCGTCAGGCGTTTTCAACGGGATGGACGGGCTATGCTTTATTGTTAGAACCGACAGATCAATTCTATGAACTTAAAGAGCAAAAACGCTCTCTCGGTCGGTTTGTGGGGGTAATTTGGCCTTATCGATTTTTGGGATTACAAATTATTCTGTTATCTCTCTTAATTCAGGTCTTTGGGATTGTCACTCCGTTATTAACCCAGATTATTTTAGATCGGGTGGTGGTGAATAAAAGCATCACGGGTTTGAATGTATTTACCTTGGGATTGTTATTATTTGGTCTGTGGAGTTTAGGCTTATCTTCGATTCGACAATATCTATTAAGTTACTTATCAAATCGTTTGGATTTAACTTTAATTGGGGGGTTTATTTATCATGCTCTACAACTTCCTTTAAAGTTCTTTGAGTCCCGTCGTGTCGGGGATATCATTACTCGGGTTCAAGAAAATCAGAAAATTCAACGGTTTCTCGTCGGTCAAATTTTGTTGTCTGCGTTGAATGTTATAACGGGGTTTGTGTATTTGGGATTGATGCTTTATTACAACTGGAAGCTGACAATCTTAATTTTAGGAATTGTGCCTTTAATTGTTATCCTAACTTTAGCAGCAACGCCAATGTTACGGCATATTTCCCGTCAAGTCTTTAATGCTGCGGCTGATCAAAATTCAACTTTAGTAGAAATGATGACGGGAATTAATACGGTGAAAGCCGTCGCGGCGGAACCGGAATTACGATGGCGTTGGGAAGAAAAATTAACCCAACAAATTAATGTTCAGTTTAAAGCCCAAAAATTAGGAATTAATTTGGGATTTATGAGTGGGTTAATTAATTCTATGGGTAGTACATTTTTACTGTGGTTTGGTGTCAATTTAGTGATTCAAGATCAATTAACAATTGGTCAGTTTGTCGCCTTTAATATGATGCAGGGTTATGTAATTAGTCCGATTCTGGCTTTAGTGGGATTATGGGATGAATTGCAAGAAGTCTTAATTTCCGTAGAACGGTTAAATGATGTATTTGAACAGGAACCGGAAGAAAGCCCTCAAAAACCGTTAATTATATTACCCAGAATTCAAGGAGAAATTCATTTCGATAACGTTACTTTTCGTTATCAAGAAGATGCAGAAACGAATACTTTGCAAAATATTTCGTTTCACTTTTTACCCGGTCAAA encodes the following:
- a CDS encoding YdcF family protein, producing MNWQRLQFKHKFGLKILLLSIVVVFIVLLSRVFHQTQGLSMASQQPVDTFFVLGGSIRREMYVTQLAKQNPDIRILISTGSDDPCIVKLFEREHASTQQVWLEKCAKSTFDNFFYSQPILSQWHAHHVKLITSGTHLPRAKWMAQILLGSHGIWVDVETVKETGVPANRELWLKTGLDLTRTVLWALASQVIQPSCSNFIQLQEVNLKKWCQEKFSCEYQSGLNRKSICEAQN
- a CDS encoding efflux RND transporter permease subunit; this encodes MIQSPLKPAVRERFNISRVCIAHPRIVIGFWIGVIIAGMLAFSSLKYALFPEVTFPVVVVSTTAPISTATETELKVTLPIENQVKSIEGVYDFRSSTYPGRSIISLAFLVGTSLESSTNQVETTLKNIQLPGKTTYTVIPLNLNESTAITYAIQSQSLTLKELTELTKTEIIPQLNALPGVLKVNLLGDGLTRKGTSDIASLSSSQTLIQDPPTLVRYQGENVIAVQVIKRSDANTLEVVNRVETVINNIQQNFPNVKLNLAETQADYIRKATHSTIEELLLAIILAIAIVFPFLRNLRATFITALAIPTSLLGTCIVMAIAGFNLETITLLALALVIGIVIDDAIVDVENIARLIDAGENPRDAAIKGTDEIGLTVTASTLTIVAVFLPVAFMGDALGQFFKPFALTISSAVLISLLVARTLSPVLAVYWLKPIQNKPENYHPQSNLIIETYRRLLQWSLHHRKLVILMAILSFIAGLALIPLVPQGFLPRLDRGEFVINYSYPLPQISNLQLQNNSQTQETPTDTPTAETDMFQQPGAFNWLTDLARNPIQLFLRKTRTTGDKIEQVVLNTPDVEEAFTIIGIKGQPNKGRIYVKLKNDRQLTTLEAQDQIRENLPSINNVTVSVEDLQFVETGDEKPLQIVLVGEDVNLLKKTAKTLQEKVAKLPGFVDVRATGEENTSNEINQIERFNGQRAAYVTANLSQGQLLGDATHQVLNIAQPLIPNGVTLKLTGDSARIGQVLNSFLVTLLFSVVCMLGLLFLLFGRWVEPAVVGLTLPLCLVGAMLALLVTQSAFGIISLIGLIFLLGLLDKNVLLLMDYVNQLRQKGMSRNDAIIETGVVRLRPIIMTTASTILGMLPIALGLGAGAELRQPMAVAIIGGLMTSTLLSLIVVPVLNTLLEDEWLKIKQRFKR
- a CDS encoding ATP/GTP-binding protein; amino-acid sequence: MLKSLKIENFRCFSTFELQQLGRINLLVGTNNSGKTSILEAIQLFYKRDSLEGLSEIMISRGEYLWSDEEQKTRELDLRHLFYGHQINLGSSFSISGEYDDFRENLSIVIEQDQQLQLFDYLKDFVLLIKWLGKEKGNLEFPLSSNLGLSTDLIRRFRRNPVKSTLKTQFITSSSLRTQTMMELFDQVVLTPEEDLITDALKTLDPKIERIAALGSDKNSFRSNRGFVIRLSDSDQRIPIGSMGDGIWRILGLTLALVNAKNGVLLVDEIDTGLHFSAMSDMWKLVWNTAKRLNIQVFATTHNSDCWTSLADLANSEILDGDGIKIHRIEKNKPNSIVFNENQMVIAAERGIEVR
- a CDS encoding ABC transporter transmembrane domain-containing protein yields the protein MINPNFTKRDRLSSSSSNRSPSLLMTTLENLLTQIQADTTHVKAWSQRWHLQSFQFGDCIDCLPPSAETKVSNVYLVLEGRVRLLAEDKHLNREVSVSVVEPGETFGGDQAGWKYVPLSYQAIAASDVIVASIPMVELQTQIKQIPPLQTYLQTTIENRQRLLFFKTQTNLRRFTSHRLQEILSNCTEHRISAGTALQKAIPTEQGRFWLYQGQITGADSVPQVGDSWGEPDPIPSEWMALTKLVLYQIPTETLQTTSVQGGKSPIRKQQITVSSQPATVNPPAVIVPQTAQILSFPQPKRQRVWRGFWQRYPFIEQQSSSDCGVACLAMISQYWGKYLSINTLRNIADVGRSGVSLKNLTLTSERLGYQARPVRASLNRLETEKNPWIAHWQGDHYVVVYKVRRHQVVIADPAEGKKTLSRQAFSTGWTGYALLLEPTDQFYELKEQKRSLGRFVGVIWPYRFLGLQIILLSLLIQVFGIVTPLLTQIILDRVVVNKSITGLNVFTLGLLLFGLWSLGLSSIRQYLLSYLSNRLDLTLIGGFIYHALQLPLKFFESRRVGDIITRVQENQKIQRFLVGQILLSALNVITGFVYLGLMLYYNWKLTILILGIVPLIVILTLAATPMLRHISRQVFNAAADQNSTLVEMMTGINTVKAVAAEPELRWRWEEKLTQQINVQFKAQKLGINLGFMSGLINSMGSTFLLWFGVNLVIQDQLTIGQFVAFNMMQGYVISPILALVGLWDELQEVLISVERLNDVFEQEPEESPQKPLIILPRIQGEIHFDNVTFRYQEDAETNTLQNISFHFLPGQTIAIVGRSGSGKSTLVKLLQGLYHPTTGQIYVDGHEIRHVSPPSLRTQMGVVPQDCYLFSGTLLENITLYRDEYHLDQVIEAAKLAEVHGFIQSLPLGYYTKVGERGSSLSGGQRQRIAIARALLGHPRILILDEATSSLDTESEHRFQRNLEQMQRARTTIIIAHRLSTVRSADCILVLDRGILVEKGTHEHLMATQGLYYHLAQQQLDL
- a CDS encoding DUF3226 domain-containing protein: MTKNSRSNNVLLVEGKEDVRVIPELIEANGIAWGTKKNPVVYIQENNGYDNLIKPDVISTELKASGLSALGIMIDADDDPRGRWQSLRNTCLSSIPDLPEKLPETGLIHLTSNQVRFGVWMMPDNQMQGMLENFIAYMIPDESELIWQFAQNITIEAKQKGALFKETHQDKANIYTWLAWQNPPGRQLHQAINQKILNPKHPKAQKFVNWFKILYNLS